CTCCTGCGCCGCCTCCGCGGCCGCCGTCACCGCATCCGCTGCGGACGCGCCCGAGGCCACCGACGCCGACAGCGCCTCGATCGCCGGGTCGAGTGCGTCGATCATGGTCTTGTCACCCACCTCGGCGTGACCCCGGGCGACGACACCGGCGACGCCTGCCCGCAGCGCCTTCTCCACGTCGGCCGCGCTCATCTCCCCGTCGGGGGGAGAATTCTTCCCCATCTCGAGAAAGAAGGTGCCGTAGAGCGGCCCGGCCGCACCGCCGACGGACGAGATCAGCGTCATCCCGACCGTTTTGAACAGGGCCGGGATGTCGGCGGGCGAGCCTGCATCGAGCTTCGCGGTGATCGCGGTGAACCCACGGTTCATGTTGGTGCCGTGGTCGGCATCGCCGATCGCCGAGTCGAGCTGGGTGAGGTAGTCGGCGTTCTCGCTGAGCGCCGCGGCGGCGCGGCGGAGCCAGTCCTGCAGCGTGGCAGTGGTGACGGCATCCGTCATCTCAGGCACCCCACCGCAGGCCGCTGGTGTTGACGGGGGCATCCCAGAGGCGCAGCACCTCGTCATCCGCCTGGGTGAGGGTGAGCGAGCACCCCGCCATGTCGAGGCTCGTGATGTAGTCGCCGACGAGGGAACGAGCAACGTCGATCCCGCGCTGCTTCAGCGCCGCGGCCACTTCGGCGTAGACGACGTACAACTCGATCAGCGGGGTGCCGCCGAGGCCGGTGAGCAGGGCGATCACCGGTCCGCCGGTGAAGTCGAGGTCGGCTGTGATCGAGGAGACGAGCTCCTCGGCGATGTCGTGCGCGCTCGCGAGCGGCTTGCGCGTGCGACCCGGCTCGCCGTGGATCCCGACGCCCATCTCGATCTGGTCCTCCGGGAGGTCGAAGCTGGGCTTCCCGGCTGAGGGGACGGTGCAGCTGGTGAGAGCGACGCCCATCGACCGGCTCGCCTTCGAGACCTTCTCGGCCACGGCGGCCACCTCGGCGAGGGGGCGGCCTTCGGCGGCGGCGGCCCCGGCGACCTTCTCGACGATCACCGTGCCGCCGATGCCCCGGCGCCCGGCCGTCCAGGTCGAGTCCTCGACCGCGACGTCGTCGGCCACCAGGACCGACGCCGTCTCGATCCCCTCATCCTTGGCGAGGTCGGCGGCCATTTCGAAGTTCAGCACGTCGCCGGTGTAGTTCTTCACGATGAAGAGCACGCCGGCGCCGGTGTTCACCTTCGTCGCAGCGGCGAGCATCTGGTCGGGGGTGGGCGAGGTGAAGATCTCGCCCGCGCAGGCCGCGGCGAGCATGCCCGGGCCGACGAAACCGCTGTGCAACGGCTCGTGCCCCGAGCCGCCGCCCGAGACGAGCGCGACCTGGCCTTCGCTGCCGGCGGTCGGGCGCAGGACCAGGCGGTTCTCGTGGTCGACCTCGAGTTCGGGATGGGCGGCTTCCACCCCTCGCAGCGCGTCAGCGAGCACCGTTGCGGGGGCATTGATGAGCTTCTTCATGCGGGTCTCCTCTTCATCGAGTGCCTGGGTGGGCGGCGCGGTCATCGGGGCGCGCACCTGAGACGACAGTAGACACATCCGGTGGGGTTTCGGTATGGGTTCTTGGGGAGTTCGAAGCGACGCCGCGCGAGCGCCGCAGTGGAATGCCGGCACACCCGCGGGGGTTGAAGGGCACATGGATGCCGCGGGCCAGACCTCTTCCCTCATCGCCGACGACACGGCGATGGGCCCGGTGACCCTTCTCGTCGGCGACCTCGACGTGATGACGCGGTTCTACCGCGACGTCGTCACCCTCGAGGTGCTGAGCGCCGAGGGCGACACCGTCACTCTCGGGCGTACGGGGCGACCCATCGTCATCCTCGTCCACGCGCCCGAGCTCCGTCATGCGCCGCAGGGCGCGGCCGGGCTCTACCACACGGCCATCCTGTTCGAGTCGCAGGCGGCGCTCGCCGCCGCCGTGTACTCGGTCGCGCGCCAAGCACCGCAGACCTTCACGGGCAGCGCCGATCACCTGGTCAGCCAGGCGTTCTACTTCACCGATCCCGAGGGCAACGGCATCGAGCTGTACTGGGATCGCCAGCGCACGGAGTGGTCGTGGACCCACGGGCGCGTCGAGATGGGGACGCTCTTCCTCGATCCCAATGCGTTCCTCCGCGAGCATCTGACGGAGGATGCCGCGGCGGGCGCCACCGCCCGTGACGCCGCCGGGGTGGGACATGTGCATCTGTCGGTGGGCGATATCGCCAGCGCGCGGGCGTTCTACGTCGACGGGCTCGGTTTCGCCGAGACCGCCGAATTCCGGGGTTCGGCCCTCTTCGTCAGCGCGGGCGGCTACCACCATCACATGGCCATGAACGTCTGGAACTCGCGGGGTGCCGGTCCTCGCATGCCGGCGCTCGGGCTCGGGCGGGTCGACCTGGTGCTCCCCGGCGCCGACGACCTCGGCGAGCTCGGTGAGCGGCTGCGTCACCACGGCGTCGCGGTGCGCGACGACGGCCGAGGGCTCTCCTTCGACGACCCCTGGAGGAACGCGGTCTTCGCCACCGTCGCCTGATGACCCGTCTCGTGTCAGACGAAGGTGCGACGCCGGCGGTGGCGACGGTCAGGCGTGCCGACGACTCGTCGGCCTCGAGATGGTGGTCGCTGGCCTCGCCGGACGATCACGGCGTCGACATCGCGTCCTGGACCGACACATTCGACTGACCACGCCCGCGTCCCGGCCAGGCGGGATGGCGGCGGATGAGGGCGGCGACAGCCACGCCGACCACCGCGCCCAGCCCATTCGCGACGAGGTCCCGCGGGTGGGAGATGCGGTCGAGGGGGATCTGCGCCAGCTCGATCCCGAGGGTGAGCAGCAGAGGCAGCGCGAGCGCCAGCACGCCCCGCAGGAGCAGACCGGTGGCAACACCGATCGGCACGAACATCAGGACGTTCAGCAGGATCTCGA
The Microbacterium sp. SLBN-154 DNA segment above includes these coding regions:
- a CDS encoding VOC family protein, which translates into the protein MDAAGQTSSLIADDTAMGPVTLLVGDLDVMTRFYRDVVTLEVLSAEGDTVTLGRTGRPIVILVHAPELRHAPQGAAGLYHTAILFESQAALAAAVYSVARQAPQTFTGSADHLVSQAFYFTDPEGNGIELYWDRQRTEWSWTHGRVEMGTLFLDPNAFLREHLTEDAAAGATARDAAGVGHVHLSVGDIASARAFYVDGLGFAETAEFRGSALFVSAGGYHHHMAMNVWNSRGAGPRMPALGLGRVDLVLPGADDLGELGERLRHHGVAVRDDGRGLSFDDPWRNAVFATVA
- the dhaL gene encoding dihydroxyacetone kinase subunit DhaL, with the protein product MTDAVTTATLQDWLRRAAAALSENADYLTQLDSAIGDADHGTNMNRGFTAITAKLDAGSPADIPALFKTVGMTLISSVGGAAGPLYGTFFLEMGKNSPPDGEMSAADVEKALRAGVAGVVARGHAEVGDKTMIDALDPAIEALSASVASGASAADAVTAAAEAAQEGSDATEPLVARKGRASYLGERSAGHIDPGSVSAAILLRTMSEALSESAG
- the dhaK gene encoding dihydroxyacetone kinase subunit DhaK; amino-acid sequence: MKKLINAPATVLADALRGVEAAHPELEVDHENRLVLRPTAGSEGQVALVSGGGSGHEPLHSGFVGPGMLAAACAGEIFTSPTPDQMLAAATKVNTGAGVLFIVKNYTGDVLNFEMAADLAKDEGIETASVLVADDVAVEDSTWTAGRRGIGGTVIVEKVAGAAAAEGRPLAEVAAVAEKVSKASRSMGVALTSCTVPSAGKPSFDLPEDQIEMGVGIHGEPGRTRKPLASAHDIAEELVSSITADLDFTGGPVIALLTGLGGTPLIELYVVYAEVAAALKQRGIDVARSLVGDYITSLDMAGCSLTLTQADDEVLRLWDAPVNTSGLRWGA
- a CDS encoding VanZ family protein; the encoded protein is MSSPASPAVRRTVSAAVFLLGALYTSLVLWVTLRPLPWATEGSEARWGILNPAAWTDEAAWTDGRSLEILLNVLMFVPIGVATGLLLRGVLALALPLLLTLGIELAQIPLDRISHPRDLVANGLGAVVGVAVAALIRRHPAWPGRGRGQSNVSVQDAMSTP